The Aedes aegypti strain LVP_AGWG chromosome 3, AaegL5.0 Primary Assembly, whole genome shotgun sequence genome contains a region encoding:
- the LOC5568043 gene encoding uncharacterized protein LOC5568043 — protein MDRQAAVNIIAAVFAVTLQLVNTALYDITLDSFEPYSGTDPSFIDYGTLRVSKKSRNVFVIDGKFELFQNGGDETRIVYQITFGDQRQPMFSGDVGYCESIDNDGVILTKLREVSNIPPKGTCPFPKGEYHIDKYQLDESQIPPMIPHGKYTLMVQMLDNNEIKGGYKLKVTIS, from the exons ATGGATCGTCAAGCCGCAGTGAATATAATTGCAGCAGTTTTCGCTGTTACACTCCAATTGGTCAACACTGCA TTATACGACATAACGCTTGATTCCTTCGAGCCGTATTCAGGAACCGATCCGAGCTTTATCGATTACGGAACGCTGCGGGTGTCCAAGAAGAGTCGCAACGTGTTCGTCATTGATGGGAAGTTTGAATTGTTTCAGAACGGTGGCGATGAAACCAGG ATCGTGTATCAGATCACCTTCGGAGATCAGCGGCAGCCGATGTTTTCCGGAGACGTGGGATACTGCGAGTCGATAGACAACGACGGCGTTATACTGACGAAGCTGCGAGAAGTGTCCAACATTCCGCCGAAGGGAACCTGTCCGTTTCCCAAGGGGGAGTACCACATCGATAAGTACCAGCTGGATGAGTCGCAAATTCCGCCGATGATTCCTCACGGAAAGTACACGCTGATGGTGCAAATGTTGGATAATAATGAGATAAAAGGGGGTTACAAGTTGAAGGTTACCATCAGTTAG